GGTGCCGGTCACCTTGCGGTGGAAGTTGCGGGGGTCCAGCGCCACGCCCCAGACCGCCTCGTAGACCCGCCGGAGCTCGCCCACGGTGAACTCGCGCGGGCAGAAGGCGGTGGCGAGGGAGGAGTACTCGATCTTCGAGCGGGCCCGCTCGACACCGTCGCTGAGGATCTTGGCGTGGTCGAAGGCGAGCGGTGCCCCCATCTCGCCCTCGCGGGCGCGGGAGTCGTCCTGCTCCAGCAGGGTCTCCACCGGGGCCCAGCGCGCGCTGTGGGCATCGCCGCCGGCCGTGGGGGCGGGCAGGTCGGGGGCGAGGACCAGGTGCGCGACGCTGACGACGCGCATCCGGGGGTCGCGCTTGGGGTCGCCGTACGTGGCGAGCTGTTCGAGGTGTGCGCCGTAGACGGGTGACGGACCCTCGGGGGACTGCGCGTGCAGGCCGGTTTCCTCAGCGAGTTCCCGGGCGGCCGCGTCCCCGAGGTCCTCGTCGGCCCGGACGAACCCGCCGGGCAGCGCCCAGCGGCCCTGGAACGGCGGCTCACCGCGGCGTACCGCCAGCGCACACAGGGCATGGCGGCGCACGGTGAGCACGACCAGGTCGACGGTGACAGCGAAGGGCGGGAAGGCCGACGGGTCGTAGGGAGGCATGGCGCGATCATAGTCGTCCGCCTGACGATAAACAGGTCCGCAAGGACACCTCACGCCCCCAGTTGCAGACCTTCCGCCGCCGCCTCGACCATGCCCATGCCGAGTCGGCTGACCCGCAGGGCGAACGGCTGCTCCGCGACGCTCAGGCCGGTGAGCTGTATCGCGCCGAGCGGGGCCGTGCCGAGCGGCCGCAGGGACACCGTCCCGGCGGGGACGTCGGGACGCAGACCCGTGAGTGCGACGAGGAGGTGCACCGCGCCGGCCGCCGCCACCGCCGCCGGGCGGCAGGCCGCCGGGTGCGGAACGGGGGCTCCGTCCTCGGTGCGCTGCTCCCCCGCGTACATCTCGGGGAGGCGGTACCCGAAGCTCTCCGCGGCGTCGAGAACACCCTTCGTCAGCGCGCCGGCCGTCCGCTCGTGGCCGGCCGCGGCCAGCCCGGCGGCGGCGACGGCCGTCTCGTGGACGCGGACCGCGCCGCTGCGGTGGCCGAAGGGGTTGTAACTGCTCTCCTTGGCGCCCAGCGCCCGCAGTCCCCACCCGGAGTCCATCGCCGGGCCGCCCAGCAGCCTGGCGAGCTGGTCGGTCTGTGCCGCGTCCAGCAGACCGTCGGCGAGGGTGCCGCCGCCGAGCAGACCGGGGTCCAGCAGATGGGCCGCGGTGGATCCGAGCGGGGAAACCGGTCGCCCGTCGGCGGTGAGCAGGGCGGCCGGCCGGCCGCCCGAGCGATCCTCGATCCAGAAGTCCGTACGGAACCGTGCGCGCAGCTCCGCGGCCCATTCCCGCAGGACCACCGCGTCGGACGATCCGTACGCCTCCAGGAGGTCCGCGCCCAGGAGTGCGGCGCGATGGGCGTGGGCCTGGGTCTCGCAGCGGTACGGCCCGCCGGGCGCGGGGTCGGGTACGTAGCCGGCGCGGCCGCCGCCCCGTCCCTGGGGGTCGCCGGCGATCCGCAGCCATCTCAGGCAGCGCTCGGCGGCGGGCAGCAGCCGCTCGACCTCCTGCTCCGGGAGCCCCCAACGGCGCGCCTCGGCAAGGACGGTGGGGAACAGCAGCGTCGCCTCGATGCCGGTGCAGCTCGGCGGGGCGTGCGGGCTGGCGTCCCGGAGCGCGCCGGGAAGACGGCCGAAATCTGCTCCCGGCGTGGTGTGTTGGCTCCGGGCGAGCGCGCGCAGGGTGCCCGCGGCGAGCCGCGTGCCGAGCGGCAGCAGCATCCGGGCGGCCCAGAGTGCCTCGGCCGGTGCGAGGCCGCAACGCCACGGGAAGCCGCCCGCGACGTAGACGTCCGTGGGCGCGGCCGGGTCACGCGTGACGAGGCCGTAGAGATCGTTGAGACCGGCCGTCATGAGGGTGTCGGCCCGGTGGTCGTCACATTCCAGCCGGGCGTCCGCCCAGGGGCGCGGGGGCCGGTCGCCGCGGGTCCGCGGCGCGAACATCCCGCTGCGCGGCCCGGGGATGCGCGCGCTCCCGGACCGTCCGGGCCCGGTGGAGGGGCCGCCGCCCGGGACTTGGGGGGCGCGTTCCAGTGCGGCGCGCAGTTCGATCGTGCGCCGTCCGCCGGGCGGCAGTTCCAGTTCCCAGCGCAGCAACCCGGCCGAGGCCAGGGCGTCCTGCGGTGGGGGCGTCGCGGAGACCACGGCGTGTACCCCCGGTCCGGACCAGCGCAGCCCGGAGCCGTGCACGGTGGCCCGCAGCTCGGGGCCGGGAAGGCCCACGGCAACGGCCCCGAGCTCGGCCAGATCCGTGCCGAGTCTGATCTCGACCGGGAGCCGCACGGGCCGCGCGGCGCTGCTGCGGAAGGTGATCTCCTCGGTGCCGTCGGCGTACCGCAGGCGCTCCATGCGGATCTCCGGGTCGGGGCCGCGCTCCCCGCTCCTGCGGATCGTGCCGAGGAAGC
The sequence above is a segment of the Streptomyces lydicus genome. Coding sequences within it:
- a CDS encoding NUDIX hydrolase — translated: MPPYDPSAFPPFAVTVDLVVLTVRRHALCALAVRRGEPPFQGRWALPGGFVRADEDLGDAAARELAEETGLHAQSPEGPSPVYGAHLEQLATYGDPKRDPRMRVVSVAHLVLAPDLPAPTAGGDAHSARWAPVETLLEQDDSRAREGEMGAPLAFDHAKILSDGVERARSKIEYSSLATAFCPREFTVGELRRVYEAVWGVALDPRNFHRKVTGTPGFLVPTGGTTTRQGGRPAQLFRAGGATLLNPPMLRPEV
- a CDS encoding glycogen debranching N-terminal domain-containing protein, whose protein sequence is MALPALAVSPASGQLTGDGLDGFYRDGRRILSHCALRVAGSEPVIVQGRLTGPGRARFLGTIRRSGERGPDPEIRMERLRYADGTEEITFRSSAARPVRLPVEIRLGTDLAELGAVAVGLPGPELRATVHGSGLRWSGPGVHAVVSATPPPQDALASAGLLRWELELPPGGRRTIELRAALERAPQVPGGGPSTGPGRSGSARIPGPRSGMFAPRTRGDRPPRPWADARLECDDHRADTLMTAGLNDLYGLVTRDPAAPTDVYVAGGFPWRCGLAPAEALWAARMLLPLGTRLAAGTLRALARSQHTTPGADFGRLPGALRDASPHAPPSCTGIEATLLFPTVLAEARRWGLPEQEVERLLPAAERCLRWLRIAGDPQGRGGGRAGYVPDPAPGGPYRCETQAHAHRAALLGADLLEAYGSSDAVVLREWAAELRARFRTDFWIEDRSGGRPAALLTADGRPVSPLGSTAAHLLDPGLLGGGTLADGLLDAAQTDQLARLLGGPAMDSGWGLRALGAKESSYNPFGHRSGAVRVHETAVAAAGLAAAGHERTAGALTKGVLDAAESFGYRLPEMYAGEQRTEDGAPVPHPAACRPAAVAAAGAVHLLVALTGLRPDVPAGTVSLRPLGTAPLGAIQLTGLSVAEQPFALRVSRLGMGMVEAAAEGLQLGA